Proteins encoded by one window of Rhodamnia argentea isolate NSW1041297 chromosome 6, ASM2092103v1, whole genome shotgun sequence:
- the LOC115751257 gene encoding protein DEHYDRATION-INDUCED 19 homolog 3-like, giving the protein MDADSWNARLSSASKRYQSALQSRSDMFMGFEEIDEDDIREEFSCPFCSEYFDIVGLCCHMDDEHPMEAKNGVCPVCTMRVGVDMVAHITLQHGNIFKVQRKRKSRKGGNHSTLFLLRRELREGTLQSLFGGSSCVVPSSNAAPDPLLSSFILPMNDDFGGTKSRDMTETSLSKKFLDETLSERKAQSSPLSVKEQKERLKRCDFVRGLLLSTVLDDGL; this is encoded by the exons ATGGATGCTGATTCATGGAACGCTCGTCTCTCTTCGGCTTCCAAGCGGTATCAATCGGCTCTCCAGTCGAGATCTG ATATGTTTATGGGGTTTGAAGAAATTGATGAGGACGATATAAGAGAAGAATTTTCGTGTCCATTTTGTTCGGAGTACTTCGACATTGTTGGCTTGTGCTGCCACATGGATGACGAGCATCCAATGGAGGCAAAGAATGGG GTTTGTCCGGTTTGTACAATGAGAGTTGGGGTTGATATGGTTGCACACATCACCCTGCAACATGGAAATATATTTAAG GTGCAACGCAAGCGGAAATCACGTAAAGGTGGGAATCATTCTACACTCTTTTTATTGAGGAGAGAGCTTCGAGAAGGAACTTTACAGTCCCTATTTGGTGGCTCTTCATGCGTGGTTCCCTCCTCCAACGCCGCACCAGATCCACTGCTGTCATCTTTCATTTTGCCTATGAATGATGATTTTGGCGGCACTAAGTCTCGCGATATGACAGAAACTAGCTTGTCCAAGAAATTCTTAGATGAGACTCTGTCAGAAAG GAAAGCTCAGTCGTCTCCTTTATCTGTCAAGGAGCAAAAAGAGAGGTTGAAAAGATGTGACTTTGTTCGTGGCCTGCTGTTGTCCACTGTCCTTGACGATGGTTTATGA